The following are encoded in a window of Drosophila simulans strain w501 chromosome 3L, Prin_Dsim_3.1, whole genome shotgun sequence genomic DNA:
- the LOC6738389 gene encoding tumor susceptibility gene 101 protein, which translates to MPAVEETQITKYLSQYKYVAATKKDVVDVVTSYRSLSYDLQSFVFNDGTSKKLFTIQGTIPVVYKNNTYYIPICIWLMDTHPQNAPMCFVKPTPTMQIKVSMYVDHNGKVYLPYLHDWQPHSSDLLSLIQVMIVTFGDHPPVYSKPKEQIAAPYPTNSYMPQPGAPGGSNSFLPYPTAGGAGGSNFPPYPTGSNVGPYPPTPAGPAGGSGYPPYMNFPQPTAGGYPPAAGYNPSNPSSTGTITEEHIKASIISAIDDKLRRRVQEKVNQYQAEIETLNRTKQELLEGSAKIDAIISRLEREHIDMQKNISILKDKEQELEKNLEALESAEAINPDEAVTTTAPLYRQLLNAYADEAATEDAIYYLGEGLRGGVIDLETFLKHVRQLSRKQFILRATMQKCRQKAGLAG; encoded by the exons ATGCCCGCGGTTGAGGAAACGCAAATAACAAAGTACCTTTCGCAG TATAAGTATGTGGCTGCCACCAAGAAGGACGTTGTGGACGTGGTCACATCGTACCGCAGCTTGAGCTACGACCTGCAGAGTTTCG TGTTCAACGATGGCACTTCCAAGAAATTGTTCACCATACAGGGCACTATTCCCGTGGTCtacaaaa ATAACACTTACTACATTCCTATTTGTATTTGGTTGATGGACACTCATCCCCAGAATGCACCCATGTGTTTTGTCAAACCCACTCCCACCATGCAGATAAAGGTATCGATGTATGTGGATCATAATGGCAAGGTCTACCTGCCCTACCTGCACGACTGGCAGCCGCACTCCTCCGACCTTCTCTCCCTCATCCAGGTGATGATCGTCACCTTCGGAGATCATCCGCCGGTGTACTCAAAGCCCAAGGAACAAATTGCAGCCCCATATCCAACGAACT CTTATATGCCTCAGCCTGGTGCACCTGGTGGCAGCAACTCGTTTCTGCCTTATCCCACAGCTGGCGGAGCTGGTGGCAGCAACTTTCCACCGTATCCCACCGGATCCAACGTCGGACCGTATCCCCCGACACCCGCTGGTCCAGCTGGTGGATCCGGCTATCCGCCCTACATGAATTTCCCACAACCAACAGCCGGTGGGTACCCACCAGCAGCGGGATAT AATCCCTCAAATCCCAGTTCCACGGGAACTATTACCGAGGAGCACATCAAAGCATCAATCATAAGCGCTATCGACGACAAGCTGCGCCGCCGAGTTCAGGAGAAGGTTAATCAGTATCAGGCCGAGATCGAAACTCTCAATCGCACCAAGCAGGAATTGCTCGAGGGTAGTGCCAAGATCGATGCCATTATATCGCGCCTCGAGCGCGAACATATCGATATGCAAAAGAACATTAGTATATTAAAggacaaggagcaggagctggaaaaGAACCTTGAAGCTCTGGAGAGCGCCGAGGCCATTAACCCCGACGAAGCGGTGACCACCACAGCGCCACTATACCGACA GTTACTCAATGCCTATGCCGATGAAGCGGCCACCGAGGATGCCATTTATTACCTGGGCGAGGGTCTCCGCGGAGGTGTCATCGATCTGGAGACCTTCCTCAAGCACGTGCGACAGCTATCCCGCAAACAGTTCATCCTACGGGCCACCATGCAGAAGTGCAGACAAAAGGCCGGTCTAGCCGGCTAG
- the LOC6738390 gene encoding transmembrane protein 258 has product MDVMQRYVSPVNPAVFPHLATVLLVIGTFFTAWFFIFVVSRKSSKESTLIKELLISLCASIFLGFGIVFLLLTVGIYV; this is encoded by the coding sequence ATGGACGTAATGCAGCGCTACGTTTCCCCCGTGAATCCGGCCGTATTCCCCCACCTCGCCACTGTGCTCTTGGTCATCGGAACCTTCTTCACCGCCTGGTTCTTCATCTTCGTGGTGTCTCGAAAGAGCTCCAAGGAAAGCACCTTAATAAAGGAACTGTTGATTAGCCTGTGCGCCTCCATTTTCCTGGGATTCGGCATCGTTTTCCTGCTTTTAACCGTCGGTATTTACGTATGA
- the LOC6738391 gene encoding uncharacterized protein LOC6738391 isoform X1, translating into MSDLEEMDSERLNELESILYAAIHYSDGFDEHTAMDQPAKESTSDQDARSMPPPPQQKHPIPGQRFVSGTRVINNNKQKPRYWTDGSAAVGQGQVVQAEEQQATTNKTMPAAEECSSSQPMDDDLPKDKSLLLSPKKGTQNQPKTASQPPKQQQNPQAKQQQNIHGKQLQNQQAKTQEQTNSQQKQQQSQKPKQQQNQQKKSTPVVQKPKPQSTAPTKVNHEAYEAERFDQRLLVAIPPNCPPKKQNKPQQNKQQQQQNKQQQKKQQQSLQHNKQQQQPGPGPFGKANRKLEQIQRLADKKQKSKQARLNKKQRKQQSTPVEFVNLAETSESSDDDDVVLVPIPPAPIIDLDTSDGEQTCTSSQFFHEENAMDATDVKMGLSCITEPEGTSVVASSTTPSMHSPSCSVISSDDFIVQKDTTRLLTEREDANDEDLLVLTETAIREAIGEEPKDKEVVDNASADQEHDHAADTSSEYEFIPPSRLEEIKKNYRVDDQQFRALDVYESESDLTESGIYSKAKNKTTPTIIRNVDSSSSSSVKEVVEPSVQKTKRLRKRSCSTNNHSQSDPNNDDGLDDSDSDDGVHSTGVPGIARGMAVERCKRKIRRISTRHNSDDNSKKAATRIHKPKVSEDQHASSESASEYELPSARDIAERLLNQQQGQGKEHVQKDGGDDDAMDTISIGSNADSEAEAEFRDAMTDRLAAVFERLEAKAKKREEDEEQVNASGYISDEEDSRDKDVDTTVRSDEDMDASNEIEETNPDKNDTDVANEEQPIQVDHNLQELTDESLPKSGDLIGWNEEMRSFYNDSWNGENFSVHKVQRMMSGNRHEWRINTADRYPVARPRSHAKCTNCFEMGHVRSKCPRPRKPLLCFICGTVGHTEPRCPNAICFGCGSKQEIYVQQCNKCSFHSRMVCQLCKMRGHGMDHCPDKWRRYHSTTRSNTELDSRVQYRNVQCSYCAGRHSFENCRQRIGDFRNTNYTSQIMSHQKIYKNRGGPIGFLGDSKSFFAIETPFHFKWNSPSMPKNCYYSRFLVNANLAKVQSVKRKSTTALAEIPVKMYTHEYEPSAQVKADRGEVSTGTAKKPLTKQKPVVETIAENRTAEKPIGKLNREEEKSEHVQDIAPEVEQSQDELLVKGQPTQSQPDEELPIKDADQEAPSSSVQREEITTNFDNPPKEPGLSRTPLAPHELDSDSNYSFSEHFELPSSTTTDGQPNSPLPLVRPMGSLPDVISLSKDDFELSSNVQGISMCVNSRSTDETPDPDSSEELPDVPSEGKIIMAREQSEYLFSQEGRTFLAETAKQCHVSVRMDFKDYGYVLVIYGLKKHQEEFQVKLLRRSQEVKRKSIEFQSQKPPKRIDVLIRFLRDGINSLNTNLGNAKSHYMRIKELEGMNTKNGFKMAEKKRRQLNMILVGQAGLLNGKTHLDQLLVLLRRLIDDFSPDENATTQLRNEIEDHWRMIFTSYPHPNYDSLLNSYGRLDQKNRLPSLHIDPVLLGLQQKKQQSQPQSPSKRPPSPTPLPPVWQDMAPPPPPKMSKKKQRQALEQQQQLNQQQQQTQNQQQQQTQNQQRQQQQQRLQQQHENQQQRLQQQQKHQQQRLQQQHQQQRVQQQRMQQQQQQQQNQQQYNNQYQQNLRRPQIDQMPYNNHQQRSRSDLQLWQTINPECDRLLNEMDHNQPGSINMDANKPSMFWSRESIKYLDDLFRMTSNTETVERLKRVLQRSQRGLLSHNDYRAVIRLHSLMCN; encoded by the exons ATGAGTGAT CTTGAGGAGATGGACAGCGAACGGCTGAACGAGCTAGAATCAATTCTATATGCCGCGATCCACTACAGCGATGGATTCGACGAGCACACTGCCATGGATCAGCCTGCGAAGGAATCAACCAGCGACCAGGATGCCAGGAGCATGCCACCGCCTCCCCAGCAGAAGCATCCCATTCCCGGACAGCGTTTCGTCAGCGGAACGCGAGtgatcaacaacaacaagcagaaACCACGCTACTGGACCGATGGGTCGGCAGCTGTGGGGCAGGGGCAGGTGGTGCAGGCGGAGGAACAGCAGGCCaccacaaacaaaacaatgccAG CTGCTGAAGAGTGTTCCTCATCACAACCGATGGATGACGATTTGCCGAAAGACAAGAGTCTATTGCTGTCGCCCAAGAAAGGAACGCAAAATCAACCGAAAACAGCTAGCCAGCCACCGAAACAGCAGCAAAACCCACAGgccaaacaacagcaaaataTTCATGGAAAACAACTGCAAAATCAGCAGGCAAAGACTCAGGAGCAAACAAATTCacaacagaaacagcagcagagtcaaaagccaaagcagcaacaaaatcagCAAAAGAAGTCGACGCCAGTAgtacaaaaaccaaaaccgcaGTCAACCGCACCCACCAAAGTGAATCACGAAGCCTACGAGGCGGAGCGTTTTGACCAGAGACTTCTAGTCGCCATCCCACCGAACTGCCCGCCCAAGAAGCAGAATAAGCCACAACAAAacaagcaacagcagcagcaaaacaaacagcagcagaaaaagcaacagcagtcgCTGCAACAtaacaaacagcagcagcaaccaggTCCTGGACCGTTTGGCAAAGCCAACCGCAAGTTGGAGCAGATTCAGCGTCTGGCAGATAAGAAACAGAAATCCAAGCAGGCTcggttaaataaaaaacagcgaAAGCAGCAATCTACGCCTGTGGAGTTTGTCAACCTGGCAGAAACCAGCGAATCTtccgatgacgatgatgtgGTTCTTGTACCAATTCCGCCAGCTCCTATCATCGACTTGGACACGAGCGACGGCGAGCAGACCTGCACTTCATCTCAATTTTTTCACGAAGAGAATGCTATGGACGCCACAGACGTGAAAATGGGATTGTCTTGTATTACTGAACCAGAGGGAACGAGTGTTGTTGCTAGCAGTACCACACCATCCATGCATTCACCGAGCTGTTCCGTCATCTCCAGTGATGACTTCATAGTTCAGAAGGATACCACTCGCTTGTTGACAGAACGTGAGGACGCCAATGATGAAGATCTGCTGGTGCTAACTGAGACGGCTATAAGAGAAGCTATTGGCGAAGAACCAAAAGATAAGGAAGTTGTGGATAATGCATCTGCGGATCAAGAACACGATCATGCGGCTGATACCTCGTCGGAATATGAATTTATTCCCCCTTCGCGACTGGAAGAAATCAAGAAAAACTATCGCGTCGACGATCAGCAATTCAGAGCTTTAGACGTCTACGAAAGTGAGTCTGACCTCACGGAAAGTGGCATTTACTCAAAGGCCAAAAACAAGACCACGCCAACGATCATACGCAACGTAGACTCATCATCGAGCTCTTCCGTCAAGGAGGTTGTGGAGCCTAGTGTCCAAAAGACGAAGCGTCTGCGCAAACGCTCCTGTTCAACAAACAATCACAGCCAATCTGACCCAAACAACGATGATGGGTTGGATGATTCAGATAGCGATGATGGCGTCCATTCTACTGGAGTTCCTGGCATAGCTCGTGGTATGGCAGTGGAGCGTTGTAAGCGCAAGATCCGTAGAATCAGTACCAGACATAACTCTGATGACAATTCGAAGAAGGCGGCTACACGTATCCATAAACCGAAAGTTTCTGAAGACCAGCATGCTAGCTCAGAATCTGCGTCTGAGTATGAGTTGCCAAGTGCCAGAGATATAGCCGAGCGACTTCTTAATCAACAGCAAGGACAAGGAAAAGAGCATGTACAAAAAGACGGTGGCGATGACGATGCTATGGATACCATTTCTATCGGATCCAATGCCGATTCCGAAGCAGAGGCAGAGTTTCGCGATGCTATGACTGATCGATTAGCTGCAGTCTTCGAGCGTCTtgaagccaaagccaaaaaaaggGAGGAAGACGAGGAACAAGTGAATGCGAGTGGATATATATCCGATGAAGAAGACTCGCGAGACAAAGATGTAGACACCACCGTGCGATCCGACGAGGATATGGATGCTTCCAACGAGATTGAGGAGACGAATCCAGATAAGAACGATACAGACGTGGCAAACGAAGAGCAGCCCATACAAGTGGATCACAATTTGCAAGAGCTAACAGACGAAAGTCTGCCAAAAAGCGGAGACCTCATTGGCTGGAACGAAGAGATGCGCAGCTTCTACAATGACAGTTGGAATGGGGAAAACTTCTCTGTTCACAAGGTCCAAAGAATGATGTCAG GTAATCGCCACGAGTGGAGGATCAACACCGCGGATAGATATCCGGTAGCACGACCCCGCTCCCATGCCAAGTGCACCAACTGCTTTGAGATGGGACACGTTCGATCAAAGTGCCCGCGTCCCCGCAAGCCACTTCTTTGTTTCATTTGCGGAACCGTGGGTCATACCGAGCCCCGCTGTCCCAATGCCATTTGTTTTGGG TGCGGATCAAAGCAGGAAATTTACGTGCAGCAGTGCAACAAGTGCTCCTTTCACAGCCGCATGGTCTGCCAGCTGTGCAAAATGAGAGGACACGGCATGGATCACTGTCCGGATAAGTGGCGTCGCTACCACTCTACg ACTCGGTCAAACACTGAGCTGGATAGCCGGGTACAGTATAGGAACGTACAGTGCAGCTACTGCGCCGGTCGCCATTCTTTCGAGAACTGCCGACAGCGGATTGGTGACTTTCGTAACACGAACTATACGAGCCAGATTATGTCACACCAAAAGATCTACAAGAATCGCGGTGGCCCGATAGGTTTTCTTGGAGATTCAAAATCCTTTTTTGCGATTGAAACCCCCTTCCACTTTAAGTGGAACAGTCCGAGTATGCCGAAAAATTGCTATTATTCGAGGTTCCTTGTCAATGCAAATTTGGCAAAAGTCCAGTCAGTGAAAAGAAAGTCAACTACTGCATTAGCGGAGATTCCAGTAAAAATGTATACCCATGAATATGAGCCCAGTGCTCAGGTGAAGGCAGATCGAGGGGAGGTATCCACTGGAACGGCTAAGAAACCgctcacaaaacaaaagccagttGTCGAGACAATCGCTGAGAACCGAACCGCGGAGAAGCCAATTGGAAAGCTGAATCGTGAAGAGGAAAAATCTGAACATGTGCAAGATATCGCACCGGAAGTGGAGCAATCTCAAGACGAGCTGCTTGTGAAGGGACAACCTACTCAAAGCCAACCCGATGAAGAGCTACCCATAAAGGATGCCGATCAAGAAGCACCATCGTCCTCTGTGCAGCGTGAAGAGATTACCACCAATTTTGACAATCCACCAAAGGAACCTGGACTAAGTAGAACACCATTGGCGCCCCATGAGTTGGACTCGGATTCGAATTACAGTTTCTCCGAGCACTTTGAACTGCCCAGCTCGACAACAACCGATGGTCAACCCAACAGCCCACTTCCGCTCGTCCGTCCCATGGGCTCTCTACCCGATGTCATTTCTCTAAGTAAAGACGATTTTGAACTATCCTCTAACGTCCAAGGCATTTCCATGTGTGTTAACTCCAGAAGCACTGACGAAACGCCCGATCCGGACTCCAGTGAAGAGCTGCCAGATGTTCCAAGCGAGGGCAAAATCATCATGGCGCGCGAACAATCCGAGTACCTGTTCAGTCAAGAGGGCCGAACTTTTCTGGCGGAAACCGCCAAACAGTGTCATGTTAGCGTACGCATGGACTTTAAGGACTACGGTTATGTCCTGGTGATATATGGCCTTAAAAAGCACCAGGAAGAGTTTCAAGTGAAATTGCTTCGACGCAGTCAGGAAGTCAAGCGCAAGAGCATCGAGTTCCAAAGTCAGAAACCCCCCAAACGTATTGATGTGCTTATCCGCTTTCTGCGGGATGGAATCAACAGTCTGAACACCAATCTAGGAAACGCCAAGAGCCACTATATGCGCATCAAGGAGCTAGAGGGGATGAACACCAAAAACGGTTTTAAGATGGCAGAAAAAAAGCGCCGCCAGCTTAACATGATCCTCGTAGGCCAGGCGGGACTCCTGAATGGCAAAACACATCTCGATCAATTGCTGGTCTTATTGCGTCGCCTCATCGATGACTTCTCGCCGGATGAGAACGCCACGACACAGTTGCGCAATGAGATCGAGGACCATTGGCGAATGATCTTCACATCATATCCGCACCCGAATTACGACTCTCTGCTCAACAGCTATGGACGTTTGGATCAAAAGAATCGCTTGCCCTCGTTGCACATAGATCCTGTGCTGCTGGGACTGCAACAAAAGAAACAGCAGAGTCAGCCGCAATCGCCTAGTAAGCGGCCACCATCGCCAACACCTCTTCCACCAGTTTGGCAGGACATGgccccaccaccacctcctaAAATGTCAAAGAAGAAGCAACGTCAAGCCctggagcagcaacagcaactaaatcaacagcagcagcaaacacaaaatcaacagcagcagcaaacacaaaatcaacaacggcagcagcaacagcaacgtctgcagcagcaacatgaaaaccagcagcaacgcttgcagcagcagcagaagcaccagcagcaacgtctacaacagcaacaccagcagcaacgTGTGCAACAGCAACGtatgcaacaacagcagcagcagcagcagaatcaaCAGCAATACAACAACCAATATCAGCAGAATCTACGACGTCCACAGATCGACCAGATGCCCTACAATAATCACCAGCAACGATCGCGATCCGATCTTCAGCTGTGGCAGACTATTAATCCGGAGTGTGACCGTCTGTTGAATGAAATGGATCACAATCAACCTGGCAGCATCAACATGGACGCCAACAAACCGTCCATGTTCTGGTCACGCGAATCGATAAAGTACCTCGATGATCTTTTCAGGATGACCTCCAACACGGAGACCGTAGAGCGGCTGAAACGAGTGCTCCAGCGATCGCAGCGTGGTCTGCTGTCGCACAACGATTACCGTGCGGTCATTCGACTGCATTCACTAATGTGCAACTGA
- the LOC6738392 gene encoding uncharacterized protein LOC6738392 encodes MMTCFLSRFLGLGRCGLQVLERRMGHFNHCTLALATLDLVCIVCLLHYQLVQHGRDLFFWCDELDQRLVEYMLSAVVLMASVSVLGSCVDGFIFSALVQRKMSRFDMPRQYFEDRYRRFVFMRLVRQLEQALKVQAKQSELGERMMTPLANLSEAQQLIKEAIDEFRTAVRILLWPNRSDLLAEAFVLFHISESQLSDLTLQGYRLNDVEGEDMSNSRLSHMLNPIWY; translated from the coding sequence ATGATGACCTGCTTCCTTAGTCGCTTTCTGGGCCTGGGCAGGTGCGGTCTGCAGGTGCTCGAAAGGCGGATGGGCCATTTCAACCATTGCACCTTGGCCCTGGCCACTCTCGACCTTGTCTGCATTGTTTGCCTGCTCCATTACCAACTGGTGCAGCATGGCCGGGATCTGTTTTTTTGGTGCGACGAACTGGACCAACGGCTAGTGGAGTACATGCTATCTGCAGTCGTATTGATGGCCAGCGTTAGTGTGCTGGGCTCCTGTGTGGATGGCTTTATCTTCTCCGCCTTGGTTCAGCGGAAAATGAGTCGGTTTGATATGCCGCGACAGTATTTTGAAGATCGTTACCGCAGGTTCGTTTTCATGCGGCTGGTCAGGCAACTAGAGCAGGCTCTCAAAGTGCAGGCTAAGCAGTCCGAGTTGGGCGAAAGGATGATGACGCCACTCGCCAATCTGTCCGAGGCGCAGCAGCTGATCAAGGAGGCAATCGACGAGTTTCGCACAGCGGTGCGAATCCTACTGTGGCCCAATCGATCCGATCTGCTGGCAGAGGCGTTTGTCCTCTTCCACATTAGCGAATCGCAGTTGTCGGATCTGACACTCCAAGGCTACAGGCTGAACGACGTCGAGGGGGAAGACATGTCTAATTCCCGTCTCAGTCATATGCTTAACCCAATCTGGTATTAA